Proteins found in one Coffea eugenioides isolate CCC68of chromosome 5, Ceug_1.0, whole genome shotgun sequence genomic segment:
- the LOC113770910 gene encoding E3 SUMO-protein ligase MMS21 isoform X2 produces MASTSAPHRSNAGGYSRMKSAASKLYNDNQSLIAEMRRAFNMMKEIAVDLEKDKKSDLVKELESGVAELLEASDDCMHLSTAILSVGNEYQPRQELTDFKKLLDDEITKSKSTSSSTSQNHQFLRQFREAVWNVHHSGIPMPGEEQEDIVMTSTESNILNKTCPVTGKPVTELADPVRSMDCKHVYDKNAIMYHMRSMKSKCPCPVAGCPKELQVHRLICDPLLLVEIEEMRTMSKGTAQPGVIEDFTG; encoded by the exons ATGGCATCGACCTCAGCTCCTCATCGGAGCAACGCCGGCGGCTATAGCAGAATGAAGTCGGCAGCATCCAAGCTTTACAACGACAATCAATCTCTTATAGCT GAAATGAGGAGGGCTTTCAATATGATGAAAGAAATTGCGGTTGATTTGGAGAAAGATAAGAAGTCAGATTTG GTTAAAGAGCTTGAAAGTGGAGTAGCAGAACTGTTAGAAGCTTCTGATGACTGCATGCATCTTTCAACTGCTATTCTGTCTGTTGGAAATGAGTACCAACCCAGGCAGGAG CTAACGGATTTTAAGAAGTTACTGGATGATGAGATTACAAAATCAAAGTCAACTTCATCATCAACTTCACAAAACCATCAGTTTTTACGACAATTTAGGGAAGCTGTCTGG AATGTTCATCATTCAGGCATCCCAATGCCAGGTGAGGAGCAGGAGGACATTGTGATGACCAGTACCGAAAGCAATATTCTCAATAAAACTTGCCCAGTGACTGGGAAGCCAGTCACTGAACTAGCAGACCCAGTGCGAAG CATGGACTGCAAGCATGTTTATGACAAGAACGCTATCATGTATCACATGAGATCCATGAAATCCAAGTGTCCTTGTCCTGTAGCAG GTTGCCCTAAAGAGTTGCAGGTGCATAGATTGATATGTGACCCTCTGCTGTTAGTAGAAATTGAAGAAATGCGCACGATGAGCAAAGGAACTGCTCAACCTGGGGTTATAGAAGATTTTACTGGGTGA
- the LOC113770810 gene encoding uncharacterized exonuclease domain-containing protein At3g15140 isoform X1, protein MTFPRFSSLVRRAPLLSPVLPPLSTLPSLHPKRSISLGASAFMEKEESTSSPIQASAPLKINRWKPLCLYYTQGKCTKTDDPVHLGKFNHNLSSGLGLEACQLEKLKSQEFDYFLVLDLEGKVEILEFPVLLLDAKTMNSIDFFHRFVRPSQMGEQRINQYIGGKYGKLGVDRVWHDTAIPFDEVIQQFEEWLGKHHLWVKKPGGRLNRAAFITCGNWDLKTKIPAQCKVSRMALPSYFTEWINLKDIFLNFYNRRAPGMVSMMRELRIPLRGSHHLGIDDTKNIARVVQHMLIDGALLQITARRLCGSPEKVEFLFENRI, encoded by the exons ATGACGTTTCCAAGATTTTCTTCGTTAGTCCGTCGTGCTCCTCTTCTATCTCCCGTACTTCCACCTCTCTCAACACTCCCTTCTCTTCACCCCAAACGCAGCATTAGCCTCGGAGCCTCTGCTTTCATGGAAAAAGAAGAATCCACCTCTTCACCAATCCAAGCTTCTGCTCCCCTCAAAATCAACCGCTGGAAGCCCTTATGTTTGTACTACACCCAAGGTAAGTGTACTAAG ACAGATGACCCTGTTCATTTGGGGAAGTTTAACCATAATCTCTCATCTGGGCTTGGGTTGGAAGCATGTCAGTTGGAGAAGCTGAAGTCCCAGGAGTTCGATTACTTTCTTGTGCTTGATTTGGAGGGCAAAGTGGAGATTCTCGAGTTTCCTGTGCTCTTACTTGATGCCAAAACCATGAATTCCATCGACTTCTTCCACAG GTTTGTGAGGCCTTCCCAGATGGGTGAGCAAAGAATAAATCAGTACATTGGCGGAAAATACGGAAAACTAGGAGTTGACAG GGTTTGGCACGATACTGCCATTCCATTTGATGAAGTGATTCAACAATTTGAAGAGTGGTTGGGTAAGCATCATTTATGGGTCAAAAAGCCAGGTGGTCGTCTAAATAGAGCTGCATTTATAACTTG CGGAAATTGGGATTTGAAGACAAAGATCCCTGCGCAGTGCAAAGTATCAAGGATGGCACTTCCATCATATTTCACTGAATGGATCAATCTAAAGGAcatttttttgaacttttataatAGAAGG GCTCCAGGAATGGTTTCAATGATGAGGGAACTCCGAATTCCACTGCGAGGAAGTCACCATCTTGGAATAGATGATACCAAAAATATTGCAAGAGTGGTACAACACATGCTTATAGATGGTGCTCTTTTGCAAATTACTGCAAGGAGATTATGTGGTTCTCCTGAAAAAGTTGAGTTTCTATTTGAAAATCGTATCTAG
- the LOC113770910 gene encoding E3 SUMO-protein ligase MMS21 isoform X1, giving the protein MASTSAPHRSNAGGYSRMKSAASKLYNDNQSLIAEMRRAFNMMKEIAVDLEKDKKSDLVKELESGVAELLEASDDCMHLSTAILSVGNEYQPRQEQLTDFKKLLDDEITKSKSTSSSTSQNHQFLRQFREAVWNVHHSGIPMPGEEQEDIVMTSTESNILNKTCPVTGKPVTELADPVRSMDCKHVYDKNAIMYHMRSMKSKCPCPVAGCPKELQVHRLICDPLLLVEIEEMRTMSKGTAQPGVIEDFTG; this is encoded by the exons ATGGCATCGACCTCAGCTCCTCATCGGAGCAACGCCGGCGGCTATAGCAGAATGAAGTCGGCAGCATCCAAGCTTTACAACGACAATCAATCTCTTATAGCT GAAATGAGGAGGGCTTTCAATATGATGAAAGAAATTGCGGTTGATTTGGAGAAAGATAAGAAGTCAGATTTG GTTAAAGAGCTTGAAAGTGGAGTAGCAGAACTGTTAGAAGCTTCTGATGACTGCATGCATCTTTCAACTGCTATTCTGTCTGTTGGAAATGAGTACCAACCCAGGCAGGAG CAGCTAACGGATTTTAAGAAGTTACTGGATGATGAGATTACAAAATCAAAGTCAACTTCATCATCAACTTCACAAAACCATCAGTTTTTACGACAATTTAGGGAAGCTGTCTGG AATGTTCATCATTCAGGCATCCCAATGCCAGGTGAGGAGCAGGAGGACATTGTGATGACCAGTACCGAAAGCAATATTCTCAATAAAACTTGCCCAGTGACTGGGAAGCCAGTCACTGAACTAGCAGACCCAGTGCGAAG CATGGACTGCAAGCATGTTTATGACAAGAACGCTATCATGTATCACATGAGATCCATGAAATCCAAGTGTCCTTGTCCTGTAGCAG GTTGCCCTAAAGAGTTGCAGGTGCATAGATTGATATGTGACCCTCTGCTGTTAGTAGAAATTGAAGAAATGCGCACGATGAGCAAAGGAACTGCTCAACCTGGGGTTATAGAAGATTTTACTGGGTGA
- the LOC113770810 gene encoding uncharacterized exonuclease domain-containing protein At3g15140 isoform X3 yields MTFPRFSSLVRRAPLLSPVLPPLSTLPSLHPKRSISLGASAFMEKEESTSSPIQASAPLKINRWKPLCLYYTQGKCTKLEKLKSQEFDYFLVLDLEGKVEILEFPVLLLDAKTMNSIDFFHRFVRPSQMGEQRINQYIGGKYGKLGVDRVWHDTAIPFDEVIQQFEEWLGKHHLWVKKPGGRLNRAAFITCGNWDLKTKIPAQCKVSRMALPSYFTEWINLKDIFLNFYNRRAPGMVSMMRELRIPLRGSHHLGIDDTKNIARVVQHMLIDGALLQITARRLCGSPEKVEFLFENRI; encoded by the exons ATGACGTTTCCAAGATTTTCTTCGTTAGTCCGTCGTGCTCCTCTTCTATCTCCCGTACTTCCACCTCTCTCAACACTCCCTTCTCTTCACCCCAAACGCAGCATTAGCCTCGGAGCCTCTGCTTTCATGGAAAAAGAAGAATCCACCTCTTCACCAATCCAAGCTTCTGCTCCCCTCAAAATCAACCGCTGGAAGCCCTTATGTTTGTACTACACCCAAGGTAAGTGTACTAAG TTGGAGAAGCTGAAGTCCCAGGAGTTCGATTACTTTCTTGTGCTTGATTTGGAGGGCAAAGTGGAGATTCTCGAGTTTCCTGTGCTCTTACTTGATGCCAAAACCATGAATTCCATCGACTTCTTCCACAG GTTTGTGAGGCCTTCCCAGATGGGTGAGCAAAGAATAAATCAGTACATTGGCGGAAAATACGGAAAACTAGGAGTTGACAG GGTTTGGCACGATACTGCCATTCCATTTGATGAAGTGATTCAACAATTTGAAGAGTGGTTGGGTAAGCATCATTTATGGGTCAAAAAGCCAGGTGGTCGTCTAAATAGAGCTGCATTTATAACTTG CGGAAATTGGGATTTGAAGACAAAGATCCCTGCGCAGTGCAAAGTATCAAGGATGGCACTTCCATCATATTTCACTGAATGGATCAATCTAAAGGAcatttttttgaacttttataatAGAAGG GCTCCAGGAATGGTTTCAATGATGAGGGAACTCCGAATTCCACTGCGAGGAAGTCACCATCTTGGAATAGATGATACCAAAAATATTGCAAGAGTGGTACAACACATGCTTATAGATGGTGCTCTTTTGCAAATTACTGCAAGGAGATTATGTGGTTCTCCTGAAAAAGTTGAGTTTCTATTTGAAAATCGTATCTAG
- the LOC113770910 gene encoding E3 SUMO-protein ligase MMS21 isoform X3 produces MASTSAPHRSNAGGYSRMKSAASKLYNDNQSLIAEMRRAFNMMKEIAVDLEKDKKSDLVKELESGVAELLEASDDCMHLSTAILSVGNEYQPRQENVHHSGIPMPGEEQEDIVMTSTESNILNKTCPVTGKPVTELADPVRSMDCKHVYDKNAIMYHMRSMKSKCPCPVAGCPKELQVHRLICDPLLLVEIEEMRTMSKGTAQPGVIEDFTG; encoded by the exons ATGGCATCGACCTCAGCTCCTCATCGGAGCAACGCCGGCGGCTATAGCAGAATGAAGTCGGCAGCATCCAAGCTTTACAACGACAATCAATCTCTTATAGCT GAAATGAGGAGGGCTTTCAATATGATGAAAGAAATTGCGGTTGATTTGGAGAAAGATAAGAAGTCAGATTTG GTTAAAGAGCTTGAAAGTGGAGTAGCAGAACTGTTAGAAGCTTCTGATGACTGCATGCATCTTTCAACTGCTATTCTGTCTGTTGGAAATGAGTACCAACCCAGGCAGGAG AATGTTCATCATTCAGGCATCCCAATGCCAGGTGAGGAGCAGGAGGACATTGTGATGACCAGTACCGAAAGCAATATTCTCAATAAAACTTGCCCAGTGACTGGGAAGCCAGTCACTGAACTAGCAGACCCAGTGCGAAG CATGGACTGCAAGCATGTTTATGACAAGAACGCTATCATGTATCACATGAGATCCATGAAATCCAAGTGTCCTTGTCCTGTAGCAG GTTGCCCTAAAGAGTTGCAGGTGCATAGATTGATATGTGACCCTCTGCTGTTAGTAGAAATTGAAGAAATGCGCACGATGAGCAAAGGAACTGCTCAACCTGGGGTTATAGAAGATTTTACTGGGTGA
- the LOC113770810 gene encoding uncharacterized exonuclease domain-containing protein At3g15140 isoform X2 yields the protein MTFPRFSSLVRRAPLLSPVLPPLSTLPSLHPKRSISLGASAFMEKEESTSSPIQASAPLKINRWKPLCLYYTQDDPVHLGKFNHNLSSGLGLEACQLEKLKSQEFDYFLVLDLEGKVEILEFPVLLLDAKTMNSIDFFHRFVRPSQMGEQRINQYIGGKYGKLGVDRVWHDTAIPFDEVIQQFEEWLGKHHLWVKKPGGRLNRAAFITCGNWDLKTKIPAQCKVSRMALPSYFTEWINLKDIFLNFYNRRAPGMVSMMRELRIPLRGSHHLGIDDTKNIARVVQHMLIDGALLQITARRLCGSPEKVEFLFENRI from the exons ATGACGTTTCCAAGATTTTCTTCGTTAGTCCGTCGTGCTCCTCTTCTATCTCCCGTACTTCCACCTCTCTCAACACTCCCTTCTCTTCACCCCAAACGCAGCATTAGCCTCGGAGCCTCTGCTTTCATGGAAAAAGAAGAATCCACCTCTTCACCAATCCAAGCTTCTGCTCCCCTCAAAATCAACCGCTGGAAGCCCTTATGTTTGTACTACACCCAAG ATGACCCTGTTCATTTGGGGAAGTTTAACCATAATCTCTCATCTGGGCTTGGGTTGGAAGCATGTCAGTTGGAGAAGCTGAAGTCCCAGGAGTTCGATTACTTTCTTGTGCTTGATTTGGAGGGCAAAGTGGAGATTCTCGAGTTTCCTGTGCTCTTACTTGATGCCAAAACCATGAATTCCATCGACTTCTTCCACAG GTTTGTGAGGCCTTCCCAGATGGGTGAGCAAAGAATAAATCAGTACATTGGCGGAAAATACGGAAAACTAGGAGTTGACAG GGTTTGGCACGATACTGCCATTCCATTTGATGAAGTGATTCAACAATTTGAAGAGTGGTTGGGTAAGCATCATTTATGGGTCAAAAAGCCAGGTGGTCGTCTAAATAGAGCTGCATTTATAACTTG CGGAAATTGGGATTTGAAGACAAAGATCCCTGCGCAGTGCAAAGTATCAAGGATGGCACTTCCATCATATTTCACTGAATGGATCAATCTAAAGGAcatttttttgaacttttataatAGAAGG GCTCCAGGAATGGTTTCAATGATGAGGGAACTCCGAATTCCACTGCGAGGAAGTCACCATCTTGGAATAGATGATACCAAAAATATTGCAAGAGTGGTACAACACATGCTTATAGATGGTGCTCTTTTGCAAATTACTGCAAGGAGATTATGTGGTTCTCCTGAAAAAGTTGAGTTTCTATTTGAAAATCGTATCTAG